In Camelina sativa cultivar DH55 chromosome 16, Cs, whole genome shotgun sequence, a single window of DNA contains:
- the LOC104750024 gene encoding uncharacterized protein LOC104750024 codes for MEELGSIWFYQESMDELRQKLQYSSFENEALKAKVNEVTKLHQEEVKSLLHLLKLTCQERDEAKDQIQKLLVFKTKSSITESNSHGSSPVDSFFEPVSSPEFSNFNMAVAKPVNQIKFKNRQQQQQQQPVNRILKKVDPVEALMDEIVKGKSLPEKGKLLQTVMESGPLLQTLLVAGPLPRWRNPPPLQQSFKVPPISNSYGCLPMTTTSMLNFRGCSVPGIATGIEVANKRQRFH; via the exons atggAAGAGTTGGGTTCCATTTGGTTTTACCAAGAG aGTATGGATGAATTAAGACAAAAGCTCCAATATAGTTCCTTTGAAAATGAAGCTCTCAAAGCAAAAGTTAATGAAGTAACAAAACTTCACCAAGAAGAAGTGAAGAGCCTTCTTCATCTACTCAAACTTACTTGTCAAGAAAGAGACGAAGCTAAAGATCAGATACAAAAACTTCTCGTATTCAAAACAAAGTCGAGTATCACCGAGTCAAACTCACACGGTTCTTCACCGGTAGACTCATTCTTCGAACCGGTCTCGTCCCCTGAATTCTCCAATTTCAACATGGCGGTAGCTAAACCGGTtaaccaaatcaaattcaagaaccgacaacaacaacaacaacaacaacccgtGAACCGGATCTTGAAGAAGGTTGATCCAGTGGAAGCTCTTATGGATGAGATTGTTAAAGGCAAATCTTTACCGGAGAAAGGGAAGCTTCTTCAAACAGTGATGGAGTCTGGACCGTTGCTTCAAACACTTCTTGTCGCCGGTCCACTTCCACGGTGGCGTAATCCTCCGCCGCTTCAACAGAGCTTTAAAGTCCCTCCGATCTCGAACTCTTACGGTTGTTTGCCGATGACGACGACGTCAATGCTGAATTTTAGAGGCTGCTCTGTTCCTGGAATCGCTACCGGTATTGAAGTTGCCAACAAACGACAAAGATTTCattag
- the LOC104750025 gene encoding glutelin type-B 5-like — MELDLSPRLPKKVYGGDGGSYFAWCPEELPMLRDGNIGAAKLALEKYGLALPRYSDSPKVAYVLQGAGTAGIVLPEKEEKVIAIKKGDSIALPFGVVTWWFNNEDTELVVLFLGETHKGHKAGQFTDFYLTGSNGIFTGFSTEFVGRAWDLDETTVKKLVSSQTGNGIVKVDASLKMPAPKKGDREGFVLNCLEAPLDVDIKDGGRVVVLDTKNLPLVGEVGFGADLVRIDGHSMCSPGFSCDSALQVTYIVGGSGRVQVVGADGKRVLETHVKAGALFIVPRFFVVSKIADTDGLSWFSIVTTPDPIFTHLAGRTSVWKALSPEVLQAAFNVDPEVEKAFRSKRTSDAIFFPPSN; from the exons ATGGAGTTGGATCTTTCACCGAGGTTGCCTAAGAAGGTGTAcggaggagatggtggttcgtACTTTGCATGGTGCCCTGAAGAGTTGCCAATGCTCCGAGATGGTAACATTGGTGCCGCTAAGCTCGCTCTCGAGAAGTATGGCTTGGCTCTTCCTCGTTACTCTGATTCCCCCAAGGTCGCTTATGTTCTTCAAG GAGCTGGAACAGCCGGAATCGTTCTCcctgagaaagaggagaaagtgATAGCAATCAAGAAAGGAGACTCCATAGCCTTACCTTTTGGTGTAGTGACATGGTGGTTCAACAATGAAGACACTGAGCTAGTCGTCCTCTTCCTTGGCGAGACTCACAAGGGTCACAAAGCAGGACAGTTCACTGACTTTTACCTAACCGGTTCCAATGGAATCTTCACCGGATTCTCAACTGAGTTTGTAGGCCGAGCATGGGATCTTGATGAGACCACCGTCAAGAAGCTCGTTAGTTCTCAGACCGGTAATGGAATCGTCAAGGTTGATGCGAGCTTGAAGATGCCTGCACCAAAGAAAGGTGACCGTGAAGGGTTTGTGTTGAATTGTTTGGAGGCTCCTCTTGATGTTGACATTAAGGATGGAGGAAGAGTTGTTGTTTTGGACACAAAGAATCTTCCTTTGGTTGGTGAAGTTGGGTTTGGAGCTGATCTTGTGAGAATTGATGGACACTCCATGTGTTCTCCTGGATTCTCTTGTGACTCGGCTCTTCAAGTTACTTACATTGTTGGTGGAAGTGGTCGTGTTCAGGTTGTTGGTGCGGATGGGAAGAGAGTTCTTGAGACTCATGTGAAAGCTGGTGCTTTGTTCATTGTTCCTAGGTTCTTTGTTGTCTCCAAGATTGCTGATACTGATGGCTTGTCTTGGTTCTCCATTGTGACTACTCCCGA TCCCATTTTCACACATTTGGCCGGAAGGACGTCAGTGTGGAAGGCTTTGTCGCCGGAAGTTCTGCAGGCGGCGTTTAACGTGGATCCGGAGGTGGAGAAGGCTTTCCGATCTAAAAGGACCTCTGATGCCATTTTCTTCCCCCCTTCCAACTAA